One window from the genome of Spirochaetaceae bacterium encodes:
- a CDS encoding type II toxin-antitoxin system prevent-host-death family antitoxin: protein MTIRDLRNHGREVIDRVLGGERLTVTRSGRPVAELRPLAPRGLDAATLLERWQRLPAVDAALFRRDLDQVLDSAL, encoded by the coding sequence GTGACGATCCGAGACCTCAGAAACCATGGCCGCGAGGTGATTGACCGTGTGCTGGGCGGAGAGCGGCTCACCGTGACCCGCTCGGGCCGGCCGGTGGCGGAGTTGCGTCCACTTGCGCCGCGCGGGCTCGATGCGGCCACCCTCCTCGAGCGGTGGCAGCGGTTGCCGGCAGTCGATGCGGCGCTGTTCCGACGCGACCTCGACCAGGTCCTCGACTCGGCGCTTTGA
- a CDS encoding NYN domain-containing protein, with the protein MSRVFIYWDNSNIFHEAQRYAEERNEGPDARYRVRINFDNMYRLAHSDRDVGRAVAAGSIPPEMRQLWNRMEAAGVEVRLFDRGSPDRSEQDTPDRILQLRMLEDALDYNGNPGVVVLLTGDGAGYYEGTGFHSTLERMHKRGWRVEIMSWPHSCNQRMRQWAEQNGLFIALDDFYDSMTFLTPSREGFEHALGRQSAPLDLSVRPTS; encoded by the coding sequence ATGAGCAGGGTCTTCATCTATTGGGACAACTCGAACATCTTCCACGAAGCACAGAGGTATGCAGAGGAACGGAACGAAGGCCCCGACGCGCGCTATCGCGTGCGCATCAACTTTGACAACATGTACCGCTTGGCCCATAGTGACCGCGACGTTGGACGGGCGGTCGCAGCCGGCTCGATACCGCCAGAGATGCGCCAGTTGTGGAATCGGATGGAAGCAGCGGGAGTGGAAGTTCGACTCTTCGACCGCGGAAGCCCGGACCGGAGCGAGCAGGACACTCCTGATCGAATACTCCAACTGCGCATGCTCGAAGATGCACTCGACTACAACGGCAACCCCGGCGTGGTGGTGCTGTTGACCGGAGACGGCGCCGGCTACTACGAGGGCACCGGCTTCCATAGCACGTTGGAACGCATGCACAAACGAGGCTGGCGGGTGGAGATCATGTCGTGGCCGCACTCCTGCAACCAGCGGATGCGCCAGTGGGCGGAGCAGAATGGTCTGTTCATCGCCTTGGACGACTTCTACGACTCGATGACCTTCCTGACGCCATCACGCGAAGGATTCGAGCACGCTCTCGGTCGCCAGTCCGCCCCACTGGACCTGTCGGTGCGGCCGACATCCTGA
- a CDS encoding GIY-YIG nuclease family protein — translation MIQSGHLLSLAADREPRHKYPDLVDAVPKTSGVYMIFDEDDKCIYVGKSDSETTTIRSRLQDHINGGDVNTRCINNNNPVTFSFVEKRDILRSDVSALEAMLIKDYKAEGQARCNDRTPRSQSHVF, via the coding sequence ATGATTCAATCCGGCCACCTGTTGTCCCTTGCTGCTGACCGCGAACCACGACACAAGTACCCGGATCTAGTCGATGCTGTTCCGAAGACCAGCGGCGTCTACATGATCTTCGATGAAGACGACAAGTGTATCTACGTCGGAAAGTCAGACTCAGAAACTACGACGATACGCTCTCGCCTACAAGATCATATCAATGGTGGTGACGTGAATACGAGGTGCATCAATAACAACAATCCAGTCACGTTCTCTTTCGTGGAAAAGAGAGACATCCTACGCAGCGATGTCTCCGCGCTTGAAGCAATGCTGATCAAGGATTACAAGGCAGAAGGGCAAGCCCGATGCAACGACCGAACCCCAAGGAGTCAATCACATGTCTTTTGA
- a CDS encoding DUF2971 domain-containing protein — protein sequence MEKILSNQPSRQKHDACGSYEVDIVVARRITHSSPPNQLWHYTNADGLLGILETKTVWATDASYLNDRKEILYAKDLIEEILTTLCDHPSFNPEFKITPDEKEILDVEYRDLLNQIPVVSDVFVASFSTKFDDLSQWREYGNYSICVSGNALNLCAQQAGGFLAPCIYDRPEQDRLVTSQVERVIRSYREHLNKGKLYDGLVYDFLCRIGPLMKHPSFFGESEWRIVVPPQSMDRNSLKFRQTNSVVTPYIKVDIEDALGHREDRPVTPQFGIGPGNDRLSITTMRHLTENMLGFEAFIHRSDTPYAPPTSE from the coding sequence TTGGAGAAAATCCTGTCCAACCAACCGTCGAGGCAGAAGCACGATGCGTGCGGTTCATACGAGGTTGACATAGTAGTGGCACGCCGAATCACGCACTCATCCCCTCCGAATCAGCTGTGGCACTACACGAATGCAGATGGACTGTTGGGAATTCTCGAGACTAAGACAGTGTGGGCTACGGACGCCAGCTACTTGAACGACCGCAAGGAGATCCTGTATGCAAAGGATCTAATAGAGGAAATACTAACGACCCTATGTGACCATCCCTCGTTCAATCCAGAATTCAAGATAACGCCTGACGAGAAGGAAATACTGGACGTAGAATACAGAGATCTATTGAATCAAATCCCTGTCGTCTCAGATGTGTTCGTCGCTTCCTTTAGCACCAAGTTCGACGACCTGTCCCAGTGGAGGGAATACGGGAACTACAGTATTTGTGTGTCCGGTAACGCATTGAATCTGTGCGCTCAGCAAGCCGGCGGGTTTCTTGCTCCCTGCATATATGATCGACCGGAGCAAGATAGGCTAGTGACATCTCAAGTGGAGAGAGTCATACGATCGTACAGGGAACACCTTAACAAAGGGAAACTTTATGACGGATTGGTTTATGATTTTCTTTGCAGAATAGGCCCTCTGATGAAACATCCTTCCTTCTTTGGAGAGTCGGAATGGCGCATCGTTGTACCTCCTCAATCTATGGACCGTAACTCACTGAAGTTCCGTCAGACCAACTCCGTGGTTACACCCTATATCAAAGTCGACATTGAGGACGCTTTGGGTCATCGAGAGGATCGACCAGTTACCCCGCAGTTCGGTATAGGGCCAGGCAACGACAGATTGTCGATTACAACGATGCGACACCTAACGGAAAACATGCTTGGCTTTGAGGCATTCATTCATCGATCTGATACACCCTATGCGCCCCCCACATCAGAGTAA
- a CDS encoding ABC transporter permease encodes MSEATAARESAAEERYFVASQWQLMWRKFRRHRMALAGGGVLLFLYLTTAVAGFLSPYEKATRDADYLLAPPQRVRLFHDGRLLGPFVYSLDRTRDPETLQRIYTENRGDPHRIRFFVRTDRYKFLGFIRTDLHLFGVRPPATLYLFGTDELGRDMFSRVLYAGRVSLSVGLLGVAISFLLGVVIGGVSGYVGGAVDTVIQRIIEFLISIPTLPLWMGLTAALPPKWPALRVYFGITIILSILGWTGLARVVRGKLLELRSGDFVVAARVSGATSGAVIRRHLLPSFLSYLIVHLTLAVPNMILGETALSFIGLGLKPPVVSWGVLLTTAQNFRTVALSPWLMIPVLFVVVTVMTFMFLGDGLRDAADPYK; translated from the coding sequence ATGAGCGAGGCCACCGCCGCCCGCGAGTCCGCCGCGGAGGAGCGCTACTTCGTCGCCTCGCAGTGGCAGTTGATGTGGCGCAAGTTCCGCCGCCACCGCATGGCGCTGGCGGGCGGCGGCGTGCTGCTGTTCCTGTACCTCACCACCGCGGTGGCCGGCTTCCTGAGCCCGTACGAGAAGGCCACCCGCGACGCCGACTACCTGCTCGCGCCGCCGCAACGGGTGCGCCTGTTCCACGACGGCCGGCTGCTCGGCCCGTTCGTGTACTCGCTCGATCGCACCCGCGACCCGGAGACGCTGCAGCGCATCTACACCGAGAACAGAGGCGACCCGCATCGCATCCGCTTCTTCGTGCGCACCGACCGCTACAAGTTCCTGGGCTTCATCCGCACCGACCTGCACCTGTTCGGCGTGCGTCCGCCCGCCACCCTGTACCTGTTCGGCACCGACGAGCTCGGCCGCGACATGTTCTCGCGCGTGCTGTACGCCGGCCGCGTGTCGTTGTCGGTCGGGCTGCTCGGGGTCGCCATCAGCTTCCTGCTCGGCGTGGTGATCGGCGGCGTCTCCGGCTACGTGGGCGGCGCCGTGGACACCGTCATCCAGCGCATCATCGAGTTCCTGATCAGCATTCCCACCCTGCCGCTGTGGATGGGGCTGACCGCGGCGCTGCCGCCCAAGTGGCCTGCGCTGCGGGTGTACTTCGGCATCACCATCATCCTGTCGATCCTCGGCTGGACCGGCCTGGCGCGCGTGGTGCGCGGCAAGCTGCTGGAGCTGCGCAGCGGCGACTTCGTGGTGGCGGCACGAGTCAGCGGCGCCACCAGCGGCGCGGTGATCCGCCGCCACCTGCTGCCGTCGTTCCTCAGTTACCTGATCGTGCACCTCACCCTGGCGGTGCCCAACATGATCCTCGGCGAGACCGCGCTCAGCTTCATCGGCCTCGGCCTCAAGCCGCCGGTGGTGAGCTGGGGCGTGCTGCTCACCACCGCCCAGAACTTCCGCACCGTCGCCCTGAGCCCCTGGCTGATGATCCCGGTCCTGTTCGTGGTGGTCACCGTAATGACCTTCATGTTCCTCGGCGACGGCCTCCGCGACGCCGCCGACCCCTACAAGTAA